One window from the genome of Synechococcales cyanobacterium T60_A2020_003 encodes:
- a CDS encoding AEC family transporter: MVELAANLIRLYVPLIVIGGLGLLLGYKLPPEIPQRLGKFLFWVGVPLGIFAFLRQSDLSESIWIAPIVAWMAMLLGIGLAWGWMRLAGWRVSPQQIKEMSGERSAMEAAVSVLQPTPEPLAKPAQGSFMLASMVGNTGYLGFPVSLALVGPSYFGWAIFYDTLGSTLGAYGLGVLIAARFGDGRFNRRQLLRALVINPALWSFGLGLLSHNIPFPAPIETGLKGAGWCVVTIALLLIGMRLSKLRSWRRLSPAVVGLSIKMAIVPLVLGTGLSILGLPEPIHLVLVLQMAMPPAFATLVLAEAYDLDRELTVTALAMGSIGLLVTLPVWLVLFAR, from the coding sequence ATGGTTGAACTTGCTGCGAATCTCATTCGGCTCTATGTGCCGTTGATTGTGATTGGAGGGCTTGGGCTATTGCTAGGGTACAAGCTCCCGCCCGAAATTCCCCAACGCCTGGGTAAATTTTTGTTTTGGGTGGGTGTACCCCTCGGTATTTTTGCATTTTTACGCCAAAGTGACCTGTCGGAATCGATTTGGATTGCGCCGATAGTCGCTTGGATGGCGATGCTGCTAGGTATAGGACTGGCATGGGGCTGGATGAGGCTGGCAGGATGGCGCGTTTCGCCCCAGCAGATTAAGGAAATGTCCGGTGAACGCTCTGCAATGGAGGCAGCGGTTTCAGTCCTTCAGCCGACGCCAGAACCACTAGCGAAACCAGCCCAGGGGAGTTTTATGCTGGCATCGATGGTGGGGAACACGGGATATTTGGGCTTTCCAGTGTCGTTAGCGCTGGTGGGGCCGAGCTATTTTGGCTGGGCAATTTTCTACGATACCTTGGGAAGTACACTGGGGGCTTATGGGCTGGGTGTGCTGATTGCCGCTCGGTTTGGCGATGGTCGATTCAATCGGCGTCAGCTTCTACGCGCACTCGTGATTAATCCTGCCTTGTGGAGTTTTGGCCTGGGATTGCTGAGCCACAACATTCCCTTTCCAGCCCCGATTGAAACCGGACTCAAGGGTGCAGGCTGGTGTGTGGTCACGATCGCCCTACTGCTGATCGGCATGCGCCTGAGCAAATTACGCTCTTGGCGTCGGCTGAGTCCGGCGGTGGTTGGGCTAAGTATCAAGATGGCGATCGTGCCGTTGGTGTTAGGAACTGGGCTGTCGATTTTGGGTCTACCGGAACCGATCCATCTCGTACTGGTGCTACAAATGGCGATGCCACCTGCCTTTGCCACCCTTGTTCTCGCTGAAGCCTACGATCTGGATCGGGAATTAACTGTAACGGCCTTGGCAATGGGCAGTATAGGATTGCTAGTGACCCTGCCCGTGTGGTTAGTTTTATTTGCGCGGTAG